One window of the Carnobacterium maltaromaticum DSM 20342 genome contains the following:
- the dltD gene encoding D-alanyl-lipoteichoic acid biosynthesis protein DltD, with the protein MTMKRKLFMAVGPLVVAVVVLLGLLFLPVTILPTGQKQINNSATAISTNIMKGEKVYQAAMEEKRMIPFFGSSELSRFDAFHPSVLAEKYDRNYTPYLIGNAGSQSLTHFLAMEGMGESLTNKKAVFIISPQWFVKGGAPSMMFDSHFSPLQTYEFILSDEVDSPQRRYAAERFLEYKAVCSDQNMEKMLHKIEKGESITKGQKGYAKLKRQVLRNEDKLFGAYVSGKNAKKVQNQLKNLPNTYDNEQLDQKAYEVGKKSSTNNPYQIKNGFYKTRIQPIEGELAGSQKTFDYEFSKEFSDFQVVLDKMEANNMNVRFVIPPVNQKWLEYTGLSQEMLNNFSKKITHQLTSQGFQVIDLSGDGSEDYFMQDTIHIGWRGWVALDKQLDPFLSAEKPDKSKITLNNYFLSKEWQDLPAKDIPTK; encoded by the coding sequence ATGACCATGAAACGCAAACTCTTTATGGCCGTTGGACCGCTTGTTGTAGCAGTGGTCGTGCTACTAGGGCTTTTATTTTTACCAGTTACCATTTTACCAACCGGCCAAAAACAAATTAACAATTCAGCAACAGCAATTAGTACGAATATTATGAAAGGTGAAAAAGTTTATCAAGCAGCGATGGAAGAAAAACGGATGATTCCATTTTTTGGCTCATCTGAGCTTTCGCGTTTTGATGCTTTTCATCCTTCTGTTTTAGCCGAAAAATATGATCGTAACTACACACCTTATTTAATCGGAAACGCGGGTTCACAATCATTGACACACTTTCTAGCTATGGAAGGGATGGGCGAAAGTCTAACCAATAAAAAAGCTGTTTTTATTATTTCTCCACAATGGTTTGTCAAAGGTGGAGCGCCAAGTATGATGTTTGATTCCCATTTTTCACCACTTCAAACATATGAATTTATTTTATCCGATGAAGTGGATAGTCCGCAAAGACGCTATGCAGCAGAACGTTTTTTAGAGTATAAAGCAGTTTGTTCTGATCAAAATATGGAAAAGATGCTCCATAAAATTGAAAAAGGCGAGTCAATCACTAAAGGACAAAAAGGTTATGCCAAGTTGAAACGACAAGTATTACGTAATGAAGATAAACTATTTGGCGCTTATGTATCTGGCAAAAATGCCAAAAAGGTGCAAAATCAGCTTAAGAATTTACCTAATACCTATGACAATGAGCAGCTAGATCAAAAAGCTTATGAAGTTGGGAAGAAATCAAGTACAAATAATCCTTACCAAATCAAAAATGGATTTTACAAGACTCGAATTCAACCAATCGAAGGAGAATTAGCTGGCTCACAGAAAACATTTGATTATGAATTCTCAAAAGAATTTTCAGATTTTCAAGTTGTTTTAGATAAAATGGAAGCGAACAATATGAATGTGCGTTTTGTGATTCCTCCAGTGAATCAAAAATGGCTAGAATATACAGGACTTTCACAAGAAATGTTGAATAACTTCTCGAAAAAAATTACCCATCAGTTAACTAGTCAAGGTTTTCAAGTAATAGACCTATCTGGTGACGGATCTGAGGACTACTTTATGCAGGATACGATTCATATTGGATGGCGTGGTTGGGTTGCCTTAGATAAGCAATTAGACCCCTTTTTATCAGCAGAGAAACCTGATAAATCCAAGATTACCTTAAATAATTATTTTCTATCTAAGGAATGGCAGGATTTACCAGCTAAAGATATTCCAACTAAATAA
- a CDS encoding YslB family protein — MKNEEQAKPIDLENLTGSISMFGYELIRDSLIPNLLGKETNEILYWAGKELARQYPVANYSDLVLFYKKACFGDLVLIKEKKHQKLFTLTGPTVTKRMEQHNPNFSLEAGFLAEQMQMLQELYAEALSEINLRTKTVTITLQWDAKEPVSIDQPLETVVLSEDYLSDEELEAEYQELDLSKKIIDEPEFSEDEPEEIASFPDFQEFNKTQELDNEEINYPELEVKEADLEENSLPEETEELPLEEKELDDEEEDIIVIESIPPFIEVEPAIFDDLTETLADETFSDLEHSDSVIVEPTIPTEHLTAEEALHEFDALSQVFSDINNEAAPIEEEELSIFDSLPSRSSRHNKKKK, encoded by the coding sequence ATGAAAAATGAAGAACAAGCAAAACCAATTGATTTAGAAAACTTAACAGGCTCTATCTCCATGTTTGGGTATGAGTTAATTCGTGATAGTCTCATACCTAATCTACTAGGGAAAGAAACGAACGAAATTTTATACTGGGCTGGAAAAGAATTAGCTCGTCAATATCCAGTTGCAAATTATTCTGATTTAGTACTATTTTATAAAAAAGCCTGTTTTGGTGATTTAGTTTTAATTAAAGAAAAAAAACACCAAAAATTATTTACCTTGACTGGACCCACTGTCACTAAAAGGATGGAACAACACAACCCTAATTTTAGTTTAGAAGCTGGATTCCTAGCAGAACAGATGCAAATGTTGCAAGAATTGTATGCTGAAGCTTTATCAGAAATCAATCTTCGAACAAAAACTGTTACGATCACGTTGCAATGGGATGCTAAAGAACCTGTCTCAATTGATCAACCTTTAGAAACAGTCGTTTTAAGCGAGGACTATTTATCTGATGAAGAATTAGAAGCTGAGTATCAAGAACTCGATTTATCTAAAAAAATCATCGATGAACCAGAATTTTCTGAAGATGAACCTGAAGAAATCGCTAGTTTTCCTGATTTCCAAGAATTTAACAAAACTCAGGAATTAGATAATGAAGAAATAAATTATCCTGAACTTGAGGTTAAAGAGGCTGATTTAGAAGAAAATTCACTTCCTGAGGAAACAGAAGAATTGCCTTTGGAAGAAAAAGAACTTGATGACGAAGAAGAAGACATCATTGTGATTGAATCGATTCCACCATTTATTGAAGTAGAACCTGCTATTTTTGATGATTTAACGGAGACTCTTGCTGATGAAACATTTTCAGATTTAGAACACTCTGATTCTGTTATTGTTGAACCAACAATTCCAACTGAACATTTAACAGCTGAAGAAGCCTTGCATGAATTCGATGCACTAAGCCAAGTATTTAGTGATATCAATAATGAAGCGGCTCCGATTGAAGAAGAAGAGTTATCCATTTTCGACTCGCTTCCATCTCGTTCTTCTCGTCACAATAAAAAGAAAAAATAA
- the dltB gene encoding D-alanyl-lipoteichoic acid biosynthesis protein DltB produces MIQPYDAPSYFIIIGALLLPIIIGLLRGKRYLVYQNIVTLIMLFLTFGGKSWHQGISIIIYLIWQWALVYSYFNYRQKKNATNIFVGAVLLAIAPLAIVKIVPFTSGHVSIIGFLGISYLTFKAVQMVMEIRDGLIKEFDPKMFLQFLLFFPTISSGPIDRYRRFEKDFKQPPVKEEYIALISKGIWMIMLGSLYKFIIAHYIGTFAVPYTERLALDVGGFSISLLMYMYSYSLYLFFDFAGYSLFAVGTSYLMGIQTPVNFNKPFSSPNLKEFWNRWHMSLSFWFRDYVFMRMVFTLMKKKVFKSRITVSNIGYMTLFLLMGIWHGLTWFYIAYGLFHGVAMCINDAWLRYKKKHKNLPSNWATKALAIFITFNTVCFSFLIFSGIFAKMLH; encoded by the coding sequence ATGATTCAACCATATGATGCTCCGTCTTACTTTATTATAATAGGTGCTTTGTTACTGCCAATTATTATTGGATTATTGCGTGGCAAACGTTACTTAGTCTATCAAAATATTGTCACACTAATCATGCTCTTTCTGACTTTTGGTGGAAAAAGTTGGCATCAAGGGATATCTATTATTATCTACTTGATCTGGCAATGGGCGCTTGTTTATAGCTATTTTAATTATCGCCAAAAAAAGAATGCTACCAATATATTTGTTGGTGCAGTACTTTTAGCCATTGCGCCATTAGCTATCGTTAAAATTGTCCCATTTACTTCAGGACATGTGTCAATTATTGGCTTTTTAGGTATTTCTTATTTAACATTCAAAGCTGTTCAAATGGTAATGGAAATCCGCGACGGTCTGATTAAAGAATTTGATCCAAAAATGTTTTTACAATTCTTACTATTTTTCCCAACAATTTCATCGGGACCAATTGATCGTTACCGTCGCTTTGAGAAAGATTTTAAACAACCTCCTGTAAAAGAAGAGTACATTGCCTTAATTAGCAAAGGTATTTGGATGATTATGTTAGGTTCATTATACAAATTTATCATTGCTCATTACATTGGAACTTTTGCCGTTCCCTATACTGAAAGATTAGCTTTAGATGTGGGAGGTTTTTCAATTAGTCTCTTAATGTATATGTATAGCTATAGCTTATATTTATTTTTTGACTTTGCCGGCTACAGTTTATTCGCAGTCGGGACTAGCTACCTGATGGGGATTCAAACACCAGTTAACTTTAATAAGCCTTTTTCAAGTCCAAACTTAAAAGAATTTTGGAATAGATGGCATATGAGTCTTTCATTCTGGTTTAGAGATTACGTTTTTATGCGCATGGTCTTTACTTTAATGAAGAAAAAAGTCTTTAAAAGTCGTATTACAGTTTCAAATATTGGGTACATGACTCTCTTTCTCTTAATGGGAATTTGGCATGGATTAACTTGGTTTTATATCGCTTATGGTTTATTTCATGGCGTAGCAATGTGTATCAATGATGCTTGGTTGCGCTATAAGAAAAAACATAAGAATTTACCAAGTAATTGGGCAACCAAGGCCCTGGCTATTTTTATTACCTTTAACACAGTTTGTTTTAGCTTTTTGATTTTCTCAGGTATTTTTGCTAAAATGCTTCATTAA
- a CDS encoding ABC transporter permease, producing the protein MNKFWIIVGEVYKKNVKSGAFLSMVLSPVIIIAVIGIVAFFVNSSSEVPKIAIVSDNQEIVQLLKTDKKSYKVNAKITTTADAEKALKKDDIAGYLVINESKSAITGEFIKTPTSADVDTTLMLQTLTALQTNQIASNLGLSQEEVGSLTQPADIKVKTIKFDGDKQQTNNDTDTMIKVFGAYFVSFVIYMLMIYYSAIIAQEIASEKGTRIMEIILSSVSATEHFFGKLVGILLVCLTQIVAYIVMGTIAYRFGKSLDFVQNLMNGIDLVEILKGLISYSLIFFILGMLLYSVLSAFLGSLVSKVEEASKAVTPLTFVIMIGFFAGIYGMSSPNAPLVKIGSYVPLFTPFIMPFRIANDTVSSGGVLTSILITFVFTGVVTYLSLMMYRSNVLVYSDTGLFKTMKNSWVIMRNERTKK; encoded by the coding sequence ATGAATAAATTTTGGATTATCGTCGGTGAAGTCTATAAGAAAAATGTAAAATCAGGGGCGTTTCTGTCAATGGTCTTATCGCCAGTTATTATTATAGCAGTTATTGGAATAGTAGCTTTCTTTGTTAATTCAAGTTCTGAAGTACCAAAAATTGCGATTGTATCTGATAATCAAGAGATTGTCCAATTGCTAAAAACAGACAAGAAGTCTTATAAAGTAAACGCGAAAATCACAACAACAGCAGATGCAGAAAAAGCGTTGAAAAAAGATGATATTGCTGGGTATTTAGTCATCAATGAGTCTAAATCGGCGATTACAGGCGAGTTTATTAAGACTCCCACAAGTGCTGATGTAGATACGACACTGATGCTACAAACATTAACAGCTCTTCAAACGAATCAAATTGCCTCCAATTTAGGTTTGAGTCAAGAAGAAGTAGGCTCTTTAACACAACCTGCGGATATCAAAGTGAAAACAATTAAGTTTGATGGAGATAAACAACAAACAAATAATGATACGGATACAATGATTAAAGTATTTGGTGCTTACTTTGTTAGTTTTGTGATCTATATGTTGATGATTTACTACTCAGCCATTATTGCACAAGAAATTGCTTCAGAAAAAGGCACCCGTATTATGGAAATTATTTTATCTAGCGTTTCTGCTACAGAACATTTCTTTGGAAAATTAGTTGGAATTTTATTAGTTTGTTTAACTCAAATCGTTGCCTATATTGTGATGGGTACCATTGCTTATCGATTTGGTAAGTCACTTGATTTTGTTCAGAATTTAATGAACGGTATTGATTTGGTTGAAATTCTAAAAGGGTTAATTAGTTACTCATTGATTTTCTTTATTTTAGGAATGCTATTGTATTCTGTTCTTTCAGCCTTCTTAGGTTCGTTAGTATCCAAAGTAGAAGAAGCTAGTAAAGCTGTAACACCATTAACTTTTGTCATTATGATTGGTTTTTTTGCTGGAATTTATGGAATGAGTTCACCCAATGCGCCGTTAGTTAAAATCGGCTCATATGTGCCCCTATTTACTCCTTTTATAATGCCATTTAGAATTGCAAATGATACAGTTAGTTCAGGCGGTGTCCTGACATCAATTTTGATTACTTTTGTCTTTACTGGCGTTGTAACCTATCTGTCATTGATGATGTACCGCTCAAACGTATTAGTCTACTCAGATACAGGTTTATTTAAAACCATGAAAAATTCTTGGGTGATTATGCGAAATGAACGAACTAAAAAATAA
- the rph gene encoding ribonuclease PH, producing MRSDGREYDEGRKVTIETNYLKHPEGSVLISVGDTKVICNATLETRVPPFMRGEGRGWVNAEYSMLPRATESRSIRESAKGKVKGRTMEIQRLIARSLRSVVDLEVLGERSITVDCDVIQADGGTRTASITGAFVALKLAIQTLLDSGELTQDPIKENLAAISVGILPSGEAVLDLNYPEDSSALVDMNLVMTASGRFVEIQGTGEEATFSAEELNQMLALGKNGIATLIELQNSVIKDTASPVKRHAEIPTNEILVATNNPGKAREFEALFAKKGWQVKTLLDYPEIPEVEETGTTFAENALLKAETIAKKLNMLVLADDSGLKVDALDGQPGVYSARFAGEPKSDAANNAKLLHELSSTKPEDKTAQFHCTLALAMPGKESLVVSGEVAGLIIAIPRGENGFGYDPLFYLPEKEKTMAELTSDEKNKLSHRAIALQNLKKVWDTWIETKE from the coding sequence ATGCGCAGTGATGGAAGAGAGTATGACGAAGGTCGTAAAGTAACAATTGAAACCAATTATTTAAAACATCCAGAAGGGTCCGTTTTAATTTCAGTAGGGGACACCAAGGTAATTTGTAATGCAACTCTTGAAACCAGAGTACCGCCTTTTATGCGTGGTGAAGGTCGTGGTTGGGTAAATGCTGAGTATAGCATGTTGCCTCGAGCTACGGAGTCTAGATCTATTCGTGAATCGGCCAAAGGCAAGGTTAAAGGGAGAACAATGGAAATTCAACGTCTCATTGCTCGCTCATTACGCTCTGTTGTTGATTTAGAAGTATTAGGTGAGCGTTCGATTACAGTTGATTGTGATGTTATCCAAGCTGATGGTGGCACAAGAACGGCTAGTATTACTGGTGCATTCGTGGCACTAAAATTAGCGATTCAAACCTTGCTAGACTCAGGTGAATTAACACAAGACCCAATTAAAGAAAATTTGGCGGCAATTAGTGTTGGAATACTTCCATCAGGTGAGGCTGTTTTAGATTTGAACTATCCAGAAGATAGCTCGGCTTTAGTTGATATGAATCTAGTTATGACAGCTTCTGGACGGTTTGTTGAAATTCAAGGAACAGGGGAAGAAGCGACTTTTTCGGCTGAAGAACTAAACCAGATGCTAGCATTAGGGAAAAATGGAATTGCCACTTTGATTGAACTTCAAAATAGTGTGATCAAGGATACTGCTTCACCAGTAAAGCGACATGCAGAAATTCCAACCAATGAAATTTTAGTTGCAACGAATAATCCTGGAAAAGCACGGGAATTTGAAGCCTTATTTGCCAAAAAAGGCTGGCAAGTCAAAACATTATTAGACTACCCTGAAATTCCTGAAGTTGAAGAAACTGGAACAACGTTTGCTGAAAATGCCTTGTTGAAAGCTGAAACAATTGCGAAGAAACTAAATATGCTTGTTTTAGCAGATGATTCTGGGTTGAAAGTAGACGCACTTGATGGGCAACCGGGAGTGTATTCCGCACGGTTTGCTGGTGAACCTAAAAGTGATGCAGCAAACAATGCAAAGTTACTTCATGAACTGAGTTCAACAAAACCAGAAGATAAGACAGCACAATTTCATTGCACACTGGCATTAGCGATGCCTGGTAAAGAAAGTCTGGTTGTATCTGGCGAAGTAGCGGGCTTAATTATCGCTATACCTCGTGGGGAAAACGGATTTGGTTATGATCCATTGTTCTATTTGCCAGAAAAAGAAAAAACAATGGCAGAGCTTACGAGTGATGAAAAAAATAAACTAAGCCATCGGGCGATAGCTTTACAGAATTTAAAAAAAGTTTGGGATACTTGGATTGAAACAAAAGAATAA
- a CDS encoding ABC transporter ATP-binding protein, translating to MLEVKHLKKTFGNLTAVDDLSFTIKDGEILGMIGQNGAGKTTTFRLILKFLTQDSGEVLWNGHPLKKTDYDIIGYLPEERGLYPKVSIEDQIYYFARLRGKSKKEIKPLIDGWMEKFQVKGKKTDKVKSLSKGNQQKVQLICTLIHEPKLVILDEPFSGLDPVNADLLQKGIIELREKGSCVIFSSHQMENVEEICDHLVMLRNGEMVLNGKVKDIREQFGRTKIFIDSKLNQNELLALPGVSEVSTTTEGLSVLHLTDPAYGQEIFNIVTKDGYIPTFSQMPPTLEEIFKMKAGDLHE from the coding sequence ATGTTGGAAGTCAAACATCTAAAGAAAACATTTGGAAATTTGACCGCAGTGGATGATTTATCATTCACAATTAAAGATGGAGAAATTTTAGGAATGATTGGTCAAAATGGAGCCGGAAAAACGACAACATTTAGATTGATTCTGAAATTCTTAACACAAGATTCGGGAGAAGTATTGTGGAATGGTCATCCATTAAAGAAAACAGATTATGATATTATTGGGTATTTACCTGAGGAACGTGGTCTTTATCCAAAGGTATCCATTGAAGATCAAATTTATTATTTTGCGCGCTTACGTGGAAAAAGTAAAAAAGAAATCAAGCCTCTTATTGATGGTTGGATGGAAAAATTTCAAGTAAAAGGCAAAAAAACAGATAAAGTAAAATCTTTATCTAAGGGAAATCAACAAAAAGTTCAATTAATTTGCACATTAATCCATGAACCTAAACTAGTTATTTTAGATGAACCCTTTAGTGGCTTAGATCCAGTCAATGCAGATTTATTACAAAAAGGCATTATTGAGTTACGTGAAAAAGGTTCTTGCGTTATATTCTCTAGTCACCAAATGGAGAATGTTGAGGAAATTTGTGATCATTTAGTCATGCTTCGAAATGGAGAAATGGTTCTAAATGGAAAAGTGAAAGATATCCGGGAGCAATTTGGCCGGACGAAAATCTTTATTGATTCAAAATTAAATCAGAATGAGCTGTTAGCGTTACCAGGTGTAAGTGAAGTTTCAACGACGACAGAAGGGTTATCTGTGCTGCATTTAACAGATCCTGCTTATGGGCAAGAAATTTTTAATATTGTGACAAAAGACGGCTATATCCCAACTTTTAGTCAAATGCCACCAACATTAGAAGAAATTTTCAAAATGAAAGCAGGTGACTTACATGAATAA
- the dltC gene encoding D-alanine--poly(phosphoribitol) ligase subunit DltC, producing MDKKAALLDILEDLTGSDEARENMDVALFDEGLLDSLGTVQLLIEIESTMGISVPVSEFDRTEWATPNLILQQLENM from the coding sequence ATGGATAAGAAAGCAGCATTATTAGATATTTTAGAAGATTTAACAGGTAGCGATGAAGCGCGTGAAAATATGGATGTAGCTTTATTTGATGAAGGATTATTAGATTCATTAGGAACGGTTCAGCTTTTAATTGAAATTGAATCAACTATGGGAATATCCGTACCTGTTTCTGAATTTGACCGTACAGAGTGGGCTACACCTAATTTGATTTTACAACAGTTAGAGAACATGTAA
- the racE gene encoding glutamate racemase yields the protein MEKQAIGFIDSGVGGLTVVKEAMRQLPNESIYYVGDTARCPYGPRPEAQVRQFTWEMTHFLLDKDIKMLVIACNTATAAALEDIKKKLAIPVIGVILPGSRAAIKATNTNAIGVIGTAGTVKSDMYRQMIRSKDRLAQVSSLACPKFVPIVESHKYNSAIAKKVVAETLKPMQKQGVDTLILGCTHYPLLRPIIQNVMGSKVTLIDSGAETVSEVSTILDYFAIAEDSKSKLVSERHFYTTGSAQMFKEIGSEWLNLPDMQVEQIKLGND from the coding sequence ATGGAAAAACAAGCAATCGGCTTTATTGATTCTGGAGTAGGCGGTCTAACAGTTGTTAAAGAAGCGATGCGTCAACTACCAAATGAATCTATTTATTATGTTGGGGATACCGCACGTTGTCCATATGGTCCGAGACCAGAAGCACAGGTTCGTCAATTTACGTGGGAAATGACTCATTTTTTATTAGATAAAGATATAAAAATGCTAGTGATTGCCTGCAATACAGCAACTGCAGCAGCACTAGAAGATATTAAAAAGAAATTGGCAATTCCTGTTATTGGAGTGATTTTACCAGGAAGTCGAGCAGCTATTAAAGCGACGAATACGAATGCAATTGGGGTAATTGGAACAGCAGGGACAGTCAAGAGTGATATGTATCGTCAAATGATTCGCTCGAAGGATCGTTTGGCACAAGTATCTAGTTTAGCTTGTCCAAAGTTTGTTCCTATTGTTGAAAGTCATAAATACAATAGTGCCATTGCCAAAAAAGTTGTGGCAGAAACGTTAAAACCTATGCAGAAACAGGGAGTAGATACTTTGATTTTAGGGTGTACCCATTACCCTCTACTACGTCCAATTATTCAAAACGTGATGGGTTCTAAAGTCACATTGATTGATTCTGGAGCAGAGACGGTTAGTGAAGTTAGTACAATTTTAGACTATTTTGCAATTGCGGAAGATAGTAAAAGTAAGCTAGTTTCAGAACGTCATTTTTATACGACAGGTTCGGCACAGATGTTCAAAGAAATCGGTTCAGAATGGCTTAATTTACCTGATATGCAAGTCGAACAAATCAAACTTGGCAATGACTAA
- a CDS encoding metallophosphoesterase: MKVLVVSDNHGDRDVLVDLINTYEGKVDRFFHCGDSELEATDSVWDTMLTVRGNCDYDSAYPDTRVTKVGSETILQVHGHLHDVKFTMNTLLYTAKEVGANFAFFGHTHELAVEYVDGILFLNPGSIRLPRGQYASIKTYAIVETTPEEIDVTYYDPTHKPVGGLNFKFNR; encoded by the coding sequence ATGAAAGTTTTAGTTGTCAGTGACAATCATGGAGATCGTGATGTATTGGTTGATTTAATTAACACTTATGAAGGTAAAGTAGATAGATTTTTTCATTGTGGTGATTCAGAATTAGAAGCAACAGATTCAGTTTGGGATACAATGCTTACCGTTCGAGGAAATTGTGATTATGATTCAGCATATCCCGATACGAGAGTAACAAAAGTTGGATCCGAAACAATTTTACAAGTTCATGGACATTTACATGATGTCAAATTTACAATGAACACCTTATTGTATACAGCTAAGGAAGTTGGAGCTAATTTTGCTTTCTTTGGGCACACCCACGAACTAGCTGTAGAATATGTCGATGGTATTTTGTTTTTAAATCCAGGGAGTATTCGCTTACCTAGAGGGCAATATGCGAGTATCAAAACGTATGCGATTGTTGAGACAACTCCAGAAGAAATTGATGTTACCTATTATGACCCAACCCATAAACCTGTTGGCGGACTTAATTTTAAATTTAACCGTTAA